The Chamaesiphon minutus PCC 6605 DNA window TGCCATTTCTAGCAGTTCGGTCATTGTTACAAATTTATAACCTCGAGCGCGTAGCTGGGCAATAATTTCGGGCACGGCTTTAGCGGTATTGTCATGGCTGCCACCACCGTCGTGCATCAAAACAATTCCACCAGGAGTAGCTTCTGCCAAAATAGTTTTGACCATCGCTTCTGGAGATGGACGTTTGGGGCGACTGTCGCCAGAATCCACCGACCACATGTTCACCGATTGATTTTGTTTGTGGGCGTATGCTACCAAGCCATTTGTCAGCACGCCTCCTGGCGGTCGGAAGTAGGCTGTCTCTACACCCAGGACTTCTTTAATGATTTTGGCGGTATCTTCAATTTCGCGTTGTGCGACCAACGGACTCATTTTTTTGTACCAGTGGTGGAGCGTGTGGTTGGCAATCATATGCCCGTCTGCGAGCACTTTTTTACCAATTTCTGGGAAAGATTTTAGCGGTTGGCCGACCATGTAGAAGGTGGCCTTGACATTTTCTTTTTTGAGGGTGTCTAAAATTTGCTCGGTAGTTTGGGGCCAAGGGCCATCATCAAAAGTAAGGGCGATGACTTTTTCTGCACCTGGTACGGTGGCATCTTTAATGGTTTTAGCTTGAAAGCTTTTGGGAACGTCAAAGTTCATCGGGATGCTGCTGGCAACCGCACTAGTTACTTTAGTAGTATCTGCAAGACCCGTTTCGGCAATTAATGTCTTTGGCGATATACCGCTAAAAATAGTGTGAAGCAAAACGATTAGGGCAAAAGATACCGCAGCGATTACCAGCCACAGCATCTTACCTGGTAAGAGTCGTTTTGTAAGATTTTGATAGTCACCTCTAGCCAATTTACTAACTCCCGATCTGTAAAAGTGTTCTCATCTGGATTGGTTATGCCGATCGCAATAACTACTCCAATGTTTGAATTATTAATTCCGGATCTAATTCTCTCGCATCTGTACTCAAAATTTTGGAATGCGACTAAAAAAATTCCAATTTATTAGCGACAGCTCACTACAAGCGCATTTTACTTAATTCATTAGAGCTACGATTGAGTTAATTTTGGCTCTGTTCTTTATCGATGGCGGCGATCGATCTGTTGGCTATTCAAAGTCTATATCTGTCGATCGATAGAGACGTGCATTCTAGTTTTTATACTAGGCTCGTAAGTACACTGAGGCCATACTATGACATATAGATAAACTTAAATGTAAGTATGCCCAACTGAGGCAAGTAAATAGCTAAACTAATCTACATGGTCAAACTCCCAGTGTTAACAAAGCAGGTGGCATTGACGAAGCCTCCATCGGGTTCGATCGAGTCTCAAACGTCCGATATCTACGGTTATCTAGCCATGCCTTCAGGCGCAGGCCATTTTCCTGGCATTATCGTACTCCAAGAGATATTCGGGGTCAATACACATATCCAGGCTGTGACGGAGCGAATTGCGAGTCTAGGTTATGTGGCAATTGCACCAGCTTTATTCGATCGATTTGCACCAGGTTTAGAACTCGGTTACACGAGTGCTGATATTGAATTGGGGCGGAGCTATGCGGAGAAAACTAGTGCCCCACAGCTACTGGCAGATATTCAATCTGCGATCGATTATCTCAAAACTTTACCGCAAGTCCGGCCCCATTTTGGCTGTATTGGGTTTTGTTTTGGCGGACATGTTGCTTATTTAGCCGCGACGCTCCCAGATATTAGCGTGACGGCTTCTTTCTACGGACGTGGAATTACGACCTTTACTCCTGGCGGTGGCGAGCCATCAGTGAGCCAAACAACCGCGATCGCGGGTACGATATATATGTTCTTCGGTATGGAGGATGCTAGCATTCCCCCCGAACACACTGCCGAAATCGAATTTGCGCTTACTCAACATGACATTCCCCATCAAATTTGGCAATATCCAGGTGCCGAGCATGGCTTCTGCTGCGATTTACGAGCCAGCTACAACTCCACCGCTGCTGAGTCAGCATGGCAACATGTAGAAGAACTATTCGATCGACTCAAGATCTAGGCTTTAGGCTTTAGGCTTTAGGATCTAAATTTTAGGGGTTTAGGATTTGAAATATCCATTGACCCACACTCTCAATTTCCAACTCCCAACTTTTCCAAATGAATAAGACTCAAAGTACCTCAGCCGAAATCTTCTCCATGGATGACTTTGCTAAAGCATTAGATGCTGAAGCAGTCAGCTTTGAAAAAGACCAATTAGTGCGAGGTAAAATTCATAGTTACGATAGCGATGGTGTCTATGTAGACATTAATGGTAAATCGCTAGCCTTCGTACCCGCCGAAGAAGTTGCTGCCGATGAATCTGCCGATTTGTCTGCGTTATTACCAATCGGTGACGAACAAGAATTTCTGATTATTCGCGAACAAAATGCCGATGGTCAAGTTACGTTATCTAAACGTCAATTGCAGGTCAGATATGCCTGGAATCAAGTTGGTGATATTCAAAGTAATAAAGAATCGATCCAGCTCCGGGTAACTGGCGTTAATAAAGGTGGCGTCACGGTCAACTTCCAAGGCATTCGCGGCTTTATTCCCCGATCGCAATTAGTCGAACGCGATCTCGAATCTTTAGTTGGCACTAGTATTCCTGGCGTAATTATCGAAGCTGACAAAGATAAAAATAAGTTGGTTTTTTCTCAACGACAAGCAACGCGGACGGCTAATTTCAGTCAGTTAGAATTAGGTCAATTAGTTACTGGTACGATCGTTGGAATTAAACCGTTTGGTGCATTCGTTGAATTTAATGGCAACACTGGTTTAATTTATATCAAACAAATCAGTCAAAATCGGATTGAAGCCTGTGAAAAACTATTTACAATCGGCCAAGAAATCAAAGCGATGATTATCGATCTCGATGAAGGTAATGGTAAAATCTCGCTTTCTACCAGAGTACTCGAAAATCACCCCGGCGAAATGTTAGAAAATATGGCCGAAGTGATGGAATCAGCCGAAGCCAGAAGCGAACGCGCCGCCAAAAAGTTATTTGGTAACTAATCCGAACTCGCGTTACCTATTATTATCCCAGCGGTTAGAAACCGCTGCTAATGTTGCAAAGTCCGCCTACGCGGACTAACAATTCAGTCCGCGTAGCGGCGCACTCTGGTCGGGTTTCCCGACCATGGAAGTGCGACAAGACAGGCGGACTTTGCAACACCAGCCGAGACTTTATTCTCCAGGGGACTCCTTTGGCGTTGGCGTAGCCTACGAATCTCTCCTCCAAGTTGACAATCTCGATACCGACGATAAAAAACCAACAGATCGTTGGCATAGCCTCTCCTACTGTGTGCAATGCACGCTGCGGAGATTCGATCGGCTGGTAAGATAGCTGTGTTGGGAGGAGAAAACTCGTTCCTTACGATCTGACAAAAACTCTGGCCATGTCACTCGCGATCGAGCTGGCTGTTCGTGCTGGATTCTAAAGCTTTTCGTTGTCTCTTATTAAGAATTGTAACAAATATATTGTCAAAATGCAAGCAATTAGCCCTAAAATCAGATTCTAGGACTAATTATGTGTCGATCGAATTAGGAATTAAGTCCCTCAAAGTCTCTGTCAGCAAAGCTTAGAGGGTTTAAAAGTCAAAGCTAGTTAGCTCAAAAAAAAGGTACGGAAGTCGAGTGTAAAACTATCGTGCCGCTCGACTCCCTCACTCTAAATTAAACCACCCTGTATGCTGTTCGGAAACTACATGAATTAGAGTCCTCTCAAATACAGATAAAACTAGCTTAACCTGTAGACCATAGAGTCCAAAGTTTAAAAGGTAACTAAAAAGTCAGCTTTCAATATATATAACTGACTTGTATTCGGATTGCAAAGGTTAACATTTCAATCCCTCAGATCGCTCAAGCTGGCACCGTATAAGCGATAAGCTGCCCGACTCGCTGCCGCAGCGTCTCCAAACTCAGACGTTCGGATGCTGAAATAAATACAGCATTGGGAAATTCTTCCTCAGCTTGCGCCAATCGTTCGCCATCCACTCGATCGATCTTATTAAACACGATCAGCGATGGCCCTGGCGCGATCGGCATCTCGCTCAAGATTCCCATAACCGAGCGGATATGGCTGTGCCAAGCTGGATGCGACAGATCGATTAGATGAATCAGTGCATCGGCTTCAGTTACTTCCTCTAGCGTGGCACGGAAGGCATCCATCAGCGGCGGTGGTAACTCATGAATGAAACCCACCGTATCCGTGAGTAAGATTTGCCGCTGTTCGCCAGTATTACTCGTCGGCACATTAAAGCGACGAGTCGTTGGATCCAGAGTCGCAAACAATTGGTCGGCAATGTAAACTTCGGAATTAGTCAGCGTATTCAGCAAAGTAGATTTGCCTGCATTAGTATAACCCACTAATGCGACAGATGGTACATCGTGATGTTGCCGCTGTTGACGCAGCCGCGAACGGTGGGCTTGAAGCTGATTTACGTCCTGCTGGAGCCGCGAGATTCGCTTTTGAATCGTCCGGCGTTCGGTCTCTAATTTGGTCTCTCCAGGCCCTCTAGTGCCGATCCCACCACCTTGGCGGGACATGGCAAGACCCCGCCCAGTTAGGCGCGGTAGCATGTATTCTAGCTGGGCTAGCTCGACTTGCAATTTACCCGCGCCCGATTGAGCGCGCTGGGCGAAAATATCTAAGATCACCTCAGTTCTGTCTACTACCCGAATCCCAATTTGAGTTTCGAGATTTCGCCCTTGGCTGGGGGATAGATTGCAGTCAAAGACGATCAGATTCGCACCAATTTTTTGAGCGGCGAGGGCGATTTCTTGGATCTTCCCTTCGCCAACGACAGTTTGCGGGTGGGGTTTCGATC harbors:
- a CDS encoding polysaccharide deacetylase family protein, which codes for MLWLVIAAVSFALIVLLHTIFSGISPKTLIAETGLADTTKVTSAVASSIPMNFDVPKSFQAKTIKDATVPGAEKVIALTFDDGPWPQTTEQILDTLKKENVKATFYMVGQPLKSFPEIGKKVLADGHMIANHTLHHWYKKMSPLVAQREIEDTAKIIKEVLGVETAYFRPPGGVLTNGLVAYAHKQNQSVNMWSVDSGDSRPKRPSPEAMVKTILAEATPGGIVLMHDGGGSHDNTAKAVPEIIAQLRARGYKFVTMTELLEMASATPETPTAKALPSSAIN
- a CDS encoding dienelactone hydrolase family protein — its product is MVKLPVLTKQVALTKPPSGSIESQTSDIYGYLAMPSGAGHFPGIIVLQEIFGVNTHIQAVTERIASLGYVAIAPALFDRFAPGLELGYTSADIELGRSYAEKTSAPQLLADIQSAIDYLKTLPQVRPHFGCIGFCFGGHVAYLAATLPDISVTASFYGRGITTFTPGGGEPSVSQTTAIAGTIYMFFGMEDASIPPEHTAEIEFALTQHDIPHQIWQYPGAEHGFCCDLRASYNSTAAESAWQHVEELFDRLKI
- a CDS encoding S1 RNA-binding domain-containing protein, coding for MNKTQSTSAEIFSMDDFAKALDAEAVSFEKDQLVRGKIHSYDSDGVYVDINGKSLAFVPAEEVAADESADLSALLPIGDEQEFLIIREQNADGQVTLSKRQLQVRYAWNQVGDIQSNKESIQLRVTGVNKGGVTVNFQGIRGFIPRSQLVERDLESLVGTSIPGVIIEADKDKNKLVFSQRQATRTANFSQLELGQLVTGTIVGIKPFGAFVEFNGNTGLIYIKQISQNRIEACEKLFTIGQEIKAMIIDLDEGNGKISLSTRVLENHPGEMLENMAEVMESAEARSERAAKKLFGN
- the hflX gene encoding GTPase HflX, with translation METIYGNLQGLKSNQIKQLRKLYNDRLPGDRLTTPEFAQKLAAISAEIGDPVSVYINRRGQIIRLGVGTPRQTQIPPLELPRYGAERLSGIRCISTQLKPEIPSESALTSMALQRLDALVILNITGSGFQKRGGGATGYIQDTYLAHLVPHPEINWTISPPLSLDAVSDQDFLDLVDGIESEYARDIANQNVADEIDRVLLVGVKTDYVTTQRFNDGLEELVRLVETAGGEVLQTVQQKRSKPHPQTVVGEGKIQEIALAAQKIGANLIVFDCNLSPSQGRNLETQIGIRVVDRTEVILDIFAQRAQSGAGKLQVELAQLEYMLPRLTGRGLAMSRQGGGIGTRGPGETKLETERRTIQKRISRLQQDVNQLQAHRSRLRQQRQHHDVPSVALVGYTNAGKSTLLNTLTNSEVYIADQLFATLDPTTRRFNVPTSNTGEQRQILLTDTVGFIHELPPPLMDAFRATLEEVTEADALIHLIDLSHPAWHSHIRSVMGILSEMPIAPGPSLIVFNKIDRVDGERLAQAEEEFPNAVFISASERLSLETLRQRVGQLIAYTVPA